A window of Rhododendron vialii isolate Sample 1 chromosome 11a, ASM3025357v1 contains these coding sequences:
- the LOC131308086 gene encoding uncharacterized protein LOC131308086, which produces MDNRWSRIQLRMSTKVTGPNTARKVESHPFRGMSMRVTGPNTARNSRQYGRSPVHLLGGTLARVTGPNTARNSRQYGRSPVHLLGGTLARVTGPNTARNSRQYGRSPVHLLGGTLARVTGPNIARCIALHHISRIVDWLG; this is translated from the coding sequence ATGGACAATAGATGGAGTCGTATCCAACTTCGGATGTCGACGAAGGTTACGGGGCCTAACACAGCCCGGAAGGTGGAGTCGCATCCATTTCGTGGGATGTCGatgagggttacggggcccaacaccgcccggaattcacgtcaatatggacggagcccggttcaccttcttggtgggaccttggcgagggttacgggacccaacaccgcccggaattcacgtcaatatggacggagcccggttcaccttcttggtgggaccttggcgagggttacgggacccaacaccgcccggaattcacgtcaatatggacggagcccggttcaccttcttggtgggaccttggcgagggttacggggcccaacattgcccggtgcattgctttgcatcacatatcacgcattgttgattggttgggCTAG